One region of Drosophila kikkawai strain 14028-0561.14 chromosome 2R, DkikHiC1v2, whole genome shotgun sequence genomic DNA includes:
- the LOC121502863 gene encoding uncharacterized protein isoform X1, with protein MSNNKRVLKTYVWRRKGSHRVCLVRRVPGVLFDSRLKQMIKRRLRNVRQWSQRLLNYYEKMRTMKFYKKKEQLDDELLVNIEKPSPKLPNKIPALEDNTSSKAKQPTGQQIGMSNELRRPSTTSIDTPADANDAYNLHRIPKVVLKRNEKDFTCNLVFDRNEMLPLNDLQGKKHQCTLPSKNYVDGIEEDLESEVSESSESLKSMGAASAHPTATGCHPSPVQQKLDTLNPTPELSKNFCGRESHEDQVIEQDTTLAHPEVATSSSQRRSEDVMKDYYQNRKAKPELKTKADSARKETITVVLNYKLIPFPIEGCFILCQWEYLLAAFDARNAFVWAVQTETSLLMAVTTVNQTPSVLAAKNCVNIRNAINQDALPLLALQLLRRGWQKDKTKNRVVGMLGMAGYWHIKRLGHNLCQEISPLTVIPLNEMPAEMLPVPENSPKELLIPGAECSIQTENETETESETETKTEPKAASLDQYQREIARKDKEREKVLLPTVEILDSDEEMVFPKLEIIDSDEEDLLSRLEILHSDEAELLSAVDNFEESTVKNVEMDNQNPGKSFEVDLSKAVVPPKHDKPVIISVEYLSPQVPAKLPNSSVPAQPPTAKITSLMTNENPEVPISGNFATTDALVISKADAAGCTSFVTQKLTPPVAAPQQPSLETPRELLKIYNRPNMPVNGQTLPSQIKPMTAQPVFIKKIVATGEVSSSLPSQLINEGTTSPGGCLNPNAASTLAPVLQDQSKVLNMYPRQNMPVNIQVVQSQTKPMIPIPVLITKIPAASVASSSRASQLTNGSTTSLGVRPEQATTSRPSQLTTGQSLLVNPQALGIKAATSSLGIGPASQKLSPNQAPISAPVSVPLDKKKITQFGFMYANNLPAYPAWVQASFFIVQIPDVEAIVFKSLADANKFLNKYLARIPIFEGLLPADWKFMVRKDINKYQGCTKT; from the exons ATGTCAAATAATAAAAGAGTAttaaaaacctatgtttggcGGCGAAAGGGAAGCCATCGCGTTTGCCTCGTGCGACGCGTACCCGGTGTGCTTTTCGATTCCCGACTGAAGCAGATGATCAAGCGCCGTCTCAGGAACGTGCGTCAGTGGTCCCAGCGTTTGCTCAATTACTACGAGAAGATGCGCACAATGAAGTTTTATAAGAAGAAGGAGCAGCTCGACGACGAGCTATTGGTGAATATAGAAAAACCAAGCCCCAAGCTCCCGAACAAGATCCCTGCGCTGGAGGATAACACATCCTCAAAGGCAAAGCAACCAACAGGCCAGCAAATTGGTATGTCCAATGAGCTACGTCGACCGAGTACCACTTCTATAGATACACCTGCAGATGCTAATG ATGCCTACAACTTACACCGCATTCCCAAAGTCGTTTTAAAAAGGAACGAGAAGGACTTCACCTGCAATTTGGTCTTTGACAGAAATGAAATGCTGCCGCTCAACGATTTGCAGGGTAAGAAGCATCAATGTACACTACCTTCAAAAAACTATGTAGATGGCATTGAGGAAGATTTGGAAAGTGAGGTGTCGGAGAGTTCAGAGAGCCTAAAATCTATGGGAGCAGCATCAGCACATCCTACTGCCACTGGCTGCCATCCGTCTCCGGTCCAGCAAAAGCTGGACACCTTAAACCCAACGCCGGAGCTGTCCAAAAACTTCTGCGGCCGTGAGTCACATGAGGACCAGGTCATCGAGCAGGACACTACCTTAGCCCACCCTGAAGTGGCCACCAGCAGCTCTCAGCGGCGATCGGAGGACGTAATGAAGGACTATTATCAGAATCGCAAGGCAAAGCCTGAGCTCAAGACAAAGGCTGATAGTGCCAGAAAGGAAACCATAACAGTTGTGCTCAACTACAAGCTCATACCTTTTCCCATAGAGGGATGCTTCATCCTCTGCCAGTGGGAATACTTACTGGCCGCCTTTGATGCGCGCAACGCCTTCGTTTGGGCTGTGCAGACGGAGACCAGTCTTCTCATGGCGGTTACCACTGTCAACCAAACGCCCTCCGTTTTAGCAGCCAAAAATTGTGTAAACATTAGAAATGCCATCAATCAAGATGCACTGCCTCTGCTGGCATTGCAGCTTTTGAGGAGAGGCTGGCAAAAggataaaaccaaaaatcgtGTGGTGGGAATGCTGGGCATGGCGGGATATTGGCACATTAAACGCCTGGGACACAATCTTTGTCAGGAGATTTCTCCGCTTACCGTGATTCCCCTTAATGAGATGCCAGCGGAGATGTTGCCAGTGCCGGAGAACTCGCCAAAAGAGCTGCTGATTCCTGGAGCAGAATGTTCCATACAGACGGAGAATGAGACCGAGACCGAGAGCGAGACGGAGACCAAAACCGAGCCTAAAGCAGCCTCTTTGGATCAGTACCAAAGGGAAATTGCACGGAAAGATAAGGAGCGCGAAAAAGTGCTGCTGCCGACGGTGGAGATCCTAGACAGCGATGAGGAAATGGTATTTCCTAAGTTGGAGATCATTGACAGCGATGAGGAGGATCTGCTTTCTAGATTGGAGATCTTACACAGCGATGAGGCAGAGCTGCTTTCTGCGGTGGATAACTTTGAAGAATCTACGGTGAAGAATGTGGAAATGGATAACCAAAATCCTGGTAAGAGCTTTGAGGTGGACCTATCCAAGGCCGTAGTACCCCCTAAGCATGACAAGCCGGTAATAATCTCCGTTGAATACCTGTCGCCCCAGGTGCCAGCTAAGCTCCCCAATAGCAGTGTCCCGGCCCAACCCCCAACAGCAAAGATCACTAGCCTAATGACTAATGAAAACCCAGAAGTTCCAATCAGTGGCAACTTTGCAACTACTGACGCTTTAGTGATCAGTAAGGCGGACGCAGCAGGCTGCACCTCATTCGTTACCCAGAAGTTGACTCCACCTGTGGCCGCTCCACAGCAACCTTCATTAGAAACTCCGCGGGAATTGCTGAAGATATACAACAGACCAAATATGCCAGTCAATGGTCAAACCCTGCCAAGCCAAATCAAGCCTATGACTGCCCAACCAGTGTTTATCAAGAAAATTGTAGCGACAGGTGAGGTGTCATCCTCGCTTCCTTCGCAGTTGATCAACGAAGGCACCACTTCCCCAGGAGGTTGTCTGAATCCTAATGCAGCCTCGACTCTAGCACCTGTTTTGCAGGATCAGAGCAAAGTCCTGAATATGTATCCTAGACAAAATATGCCAGTCAATATTCAAGTGGTTCAAAGCCAAACCAAACCTATGATTCCCATACCTGTGCTCATCACGAAAATTCCAGCAGCAAGTGTGGCATCATCATCACGCGCTTCGCAGTTGACCAACGGAAGCACGACTAGCCTAGGAGTTCGTCCTGAACAGGCTACGACCTCGCGCCCTTCGCAGTTGACCACCGGACAAAGCCTGCTCGTAAACCCCCAAGCTTTAGGAATAAAAGCTGCTACGTCGTCCTTAGGAATAGGTCCTGCATCCCAAAAACTTTCTCCAAATCAGGCTCCCATCTCGGCTCCAGTATCTGTGCCGCTggataaaaagaaaataacccAATTTGGCTTCATGTATGCCAATAACTTACCAGCTTATCCAGCCTGGGTGCAGGCTTCCTTCTTTATAGTCCAGATACCCGATGTCGAGGCGATCGTTTTCAAGTCACTGGCAGACGCCAATAAATTTCTCAACAA ATATTTGGCGAGAATTCCCATATTTGAGGGGTTGCTGCCGGCCGACTGGAAGTTTATGGTTCGGaaagatataaataaatatcaggGATGCACGAAAACCTGA
- the LOC121502863 gene encoding uncharacterized protein isoform X2, protein MIKRRLRNVRQWSQRLLNYYEKMRTMKFYKKKEQLDDELLVNIEKPSPKLPNKIPALEDNTSSKAKQPTGQQIGMSNELRRPSTTSIDTPADANDAYNLHRIPKVVLKRNEKDFTCNLVFDRNEMLPLNDLQGKKHQCTLPSKNYVDGIEEDLESEVSESSESLKSMGAASAHPTATGCHPSPVQQKLDTLNPTPELSKNFCGRESHEDQVIEQDTTLAHPEVATSSSQRRSEDVMKDYYQNRKAKPELKTKADSARKETITVVLNYKLIPFPIEGCFILCQWEYLLAAFDARNAFVWAVQTETSLLMAVTTVNQTPSVLAAKNCVNIRNAINQDALPLLALQLLRRGWQKDKTKNRVVGMLGMAGYWHIKRLGHNLCQEISPLTVIPLNEMPAEMLPVPENSPKELLIPGAECSIQTENETETESETETKTEPKAASLDQYQREIARKDKEREKVLLPTVEILDSDEEMVFPKLEIIDSDEEDLLSRLEILHSDEAELLSAVDNFEESTVKNVEMDNQNPGKSFEVDLSKAVVPPKHDKPVIISVEYLSPQVPAKLPNSSVPAQPPTAKITSLMTNENPEVPISGNFATTDALVISKADAAGCTSFVTQKLTPPVAAPQQPSLETPRELLKIYNRPNMPVNGQTLPSQIKPMTAQPVFIKKIVATGEVSSSLPSQLINEGTTSPGGCLNPNAASTLAPVLQDQSKVLNMYPRQNMPVNIQVVQSQTKPMIPIPVLITKIPAASVASSSRASQLTNGSTTSLGVRPEQATTSRPSQLTTGQSLLVNPQALGIKAATSSLGIGPASQKLSPNQAPISAPVSVPLDKKKITQFGFMYANNLPAYPAWVQASFFIVQIPDVEAIVFKSLADANKFLNKYLARIPIFEGLLPADWKFMVRKDINKYQGCTKT, encoded by the exons ATGATCAAGCGCCGTCTCAGGAACGTGCGTCAGTGGTCCCAGCGTTTGCTCAATTACTACGAGAAGATGCGCACAATGAAGTTTTATAAGAAGAAGGAGCAGCTCGACGACGAGCTATTGGTGAATATAGAAAAACCAAGCCCCAAGCTCCCGAACAAGATCCCTGCGCTGGAGGATAACACATCCTCAAAGGCAAAGCAACCAACAGGCCAGCAAATTGGTATGTCCAATGAGCTACGTCGACCGAGTACCACTTCTATAGATACACCTGCAGATGCTAATG ATGCCTACAACTTACACCGCATTCCCAAAGTCGTTTTAAAAAGGAACGAGAAGGACTTCACCTGCAATTTGGTCTTTGACAGAAATGAAATGCTGCCGCTCAACGATTTGCAGGGTAAGAAGCATCAATGTACACTACCTTCAAAAAACTATGTAGATGGCATTGAGGAAGATTTGGAAAGTGAGGTGTCGGAGAGTTCAGAGAGCCTAAAATCTATGGGAGCAGCATCAGCACATCCTACTGCCACTGGCTGCCATCCGTCTCCGGTCCAGCAAAAGCTGGACACCTTAAACCCAACGCCGGAGCTGTCCAAAAACTTCTGCGGCCGTGAGTCACATGAGGACCAGGTCATCGAGCAGGACACTACCTTAGCCCACCCTGAAGTGGCCACCAGCAGCTCTCAGCGGCGATCGGAGGACGTAATGAAGGACTATTATCAGAATCGCAAGGCAAAGCCTGAGCTCAAGACAAAGGCTGATAGTGCCAGAAAGGAAACCATAACAGTTGTGCTCAACTACAAGCTCATACCTTTTCCCATAGAGGGATGCTTCATCCTCTGCCAGTGGGAATACTTACTGGCCGCCTTTGATGCGCGCAACGCCTTCGTTTGGGCTGTGCAGACGGAGACCAGTCTTCTCATGGCGGTTACCACTGTCAACCAAACGCCCTCCGTTTTAGCAGCCAAAAATTGTGTAAACATTAGAAATGCCATCAATCAAGATGCACTGCCTCTGCTGGCATTGCAGCTTTTGAGGAGAGGCTGGCAAAAggataaaaccaaaaatcgtGTGGTGGGAATGCTGGGCATGGCGGGATATTGGCACATTAAACGCCTGGGACACAATCTTTGTCAGGAGATTTCTCCGCTTACCGTGATTCCCCTTAATGAGATGCCAGCGGAGATGTTGCCAGTGCCGGAGAACTCGCCAAAAGAGCTGCTGATTCCTGGAGCAGAATGTTCCATACAGACGGAGAATGAGACCGAGACCGAGAGCGAGACGGAGACCAAAACCGAGCCTAAAGCAGCCTCTTTGGATCAGTACCAAAGGGAAATTGCACGGAAAGATAAGGAGCGCGAAAAAGTGCTGCTGCCGACGGTGGAGATCCTAGACAGCGATGAGGAAATGGTATTTCCTAAGTTGGAGATCATTGACAGCGATGAGGAGGATCTGCTTTCTAGATTGGAGATCTTACACAGCGATGAGGCAGAGCTGCTTTCTGCGGTGGATAACTTTGAAGAATCTACGGTGAAGAATGTGGAAATGGATAACCAAAATCCTGGTAAGAGCTTTGAGGTGGACCTATCCAAGGCCGTAGTACCCCCTAAGCATGACAAGCCGGTAATAATCTCCGTTGAATACCTGTCGCCCCAGGTGCCAGCTAAGCTCCCCAATAGCAGTGTCCCGGCCCAACCCCCAACAGCAAAGATCACTAGCCTAATGACTAATGAAAACCCAGAAGTTCCAATCAGTGGCAACTTTGCAACTACTGACGCTTTAGTGATCAGTAAGGCGGACGCAGCAGGCTGCACCTCATTCGTTACCCAGAAGTTGACTCCACCTGTGGCCGCTCCACAGCAACCTTCATTAGAAACTCCGCGGGAATTGCTGAAGATATACAACAGACCAAATATGCCAGTCAATGGTCAAACCCTGCCAAGCCAAATCAAGCCTATGACTGCCCAACCAGTGTTTATCAAGAAAATTGTAGCGACAGGTGAGGTGTCATCCTCGCTTCCTTCGCAGTTGATCAACGAAGGCACCACTTCCCCAGGAGGTTGTCTGAATCCTAATGCAGCCTCGACTCTAGCACCTGTTTTGCAGGATCAGAGCAAAGTCCTGAATATGTATCCTAGACAAAATATGCCAGTCAATATTCAAGTGGTTCAAAGCCAAACCAAACCTATGATTCCCATACCTGTGCTCATCACGAAAATTCCAGCAGCAAGTGTGGCATCATCATCACGCGCTTCGCAGTTGACCAACGGAAGCACGACTAGCCTAGGAGTTCGTCCTGAACAGGCTACGACCTCGCGCCCTTCGCAGTTGACCACCGGACAAAGCCTGCTCGTAAACCCCCAAGCTTTAGGAATAAAAGCTGCTACGTCGTCCTTAGGAATAGGTCCTGCATCCCAAAAACTTTCTCCAAATCAGGCTCCCATCTCGGCTCCAGTATCTGTGCCGCTggataaaaagaaaataacccAATTTGGCTTCATGTATGCCAATAACTTACCAGCTTATCCAGCCTGGGTGCAGGCTTCCTTCTTTATAGTCCAGATACCCGATGTCGAGGCGATCGTTTTCAAGTCACTGGCAGACGCCAATAAATTTCTCAACAA ATATTTGGCGAGAATTCCCATATTTGAGGGGTTGCTGCCGGCCGACTGGAAGTTTATGGTTCGGaaagatataaataaatatcaggGATGCACGAAAACCTGA